One part of the Bacillus sp. FJAT-45350 genome encodes these proteins:
- a CDS encoding YdcF family protein codes for MLKKKFIGISIIIFSAFYICFAAISIWSYSFENQLVKSDAAIVLGAAVWGNEPSPVLRERINHSIWLYDNGYVNKLIFTGGKGDGYEYAESEVAKAYAIENNVDVDDIFIETESSITEENLKYASEIALENNLHTLIIVSDPLHMKRAIVIAESIGMKVHSSPTPSSAYQTLKSKVPFFLRELFFYIGHVVTSPFRA; via the coding sequence GTGTTAAAGAAGAAATTTATTGGGATTAGCATAATTATATTCTCAGCATTTTATATTTGTTTCGCTGCAATCAGTATTTGGTCTTATAGTTTTGAAAACCAGCTAGTTAAATCCGATGCAGCTATAGTACTTGGAGCAGCAGTTTGGGGGAATGAGCCATCTCCTGTCCTAAGAGAGAGGATCAATCACTCAATTTGGCTGTATGATAATGGGTATGTAAATAAATTGATTTTTACAGGTGGTAAAGGTGACGGATATGAATATGCTGAATCAGAAGTTGCAAAAGCCTATGCAATTGAAAACAATGTTGATGTAGATGATATTTTTATTGAGACTGAATCAAGTATTACTGAAGAGAATCTAAAGTACGCATCTGAGATAGCATTAGAAAATAATCTACATACTTTGATAATTGTAAGTGATCCATTACATATGAAACGTGCTATAGTGATAGCAGAAAGTATCGGAATGAAAGTCCATTCCTCACCAACTCCAAGTTCAGCTTACCAAACTTTAAAGAGTAAAGTCCCTTTCTTCTTACGTGAGCTATTCTTCTATATAGGACATGTAGTGACGTCTCCTTTTAGGGCGTAG
- a CDS encoding HesB/YadR/YfhF family protein, producing MVTEEAKKWFFNEFNLKKGNEIRIFVRYGGCGSFQQGFSLGIMKETSSEKEVESVIEGVSFYITREDLWYFDGVNLTINYDETKEEIEFLHEQ from the coding sequence ATGGTAACAGAAGAGGCGAAGAAATGGTTTTTTAACGAATTTAATCTAAAGAAAGGCAATGAAATTCGTATTTTTGTTCGTTATGGTGGCTGCGGTTCCTTTCAGCAAGGCTTTTCATTAGGGATTATGAAAGAAACATCTAGTGAAAAGGAAGTGGAATCAGTCATTGAAGGTGTATCCTTCTATATTACTAGAGAGGATCTTTGGTATTTTGATGGTGTTAATTTAACCATTAATTATGACGAGACAAAAGAAGAAATTGAGTTTCTCCATGAACAATAA
- a CDS encoding YuzF family protein: MSYHQHQQSQPMVPQMFTMIDPYVYQTLQSVMGQDAVIETGRGGIRGKIMDVKPDHVVLQTNTATYYIRIQEIIWVMQ, from the coding sequence ATGAGTTATCATCAACACCAACAAAGCCAACCAATGGTACCACAAATGTTTACAATGATTGACCCATATGTTTATCAAACATTGCAATCAGTCATGGGTCAAGACGCAGTAATTGAAACTGGTCGTGGAGGTATTCGAGGGAAAATTATGGATGTGAAGCCTGACCATGTAGTGCTTCAAACTAATACTGCAACATATTACATTCGAATTCAAGAAATTATTTGGGTTATGCAATAA
- the uvsE gene encoding UV DNA damage repair endonuclease UvsE — protein sequence MKIGYACLNVTLQTKMRTCRIATVEKEGLTKVKELTIHNLQEVNKIIDWNIENNIHFFRLSSDIVPFGSHPILTWDWWADEDVLKLTNAIREKKQKYHLRLSAHPGQYTIINSKNDEVVKKAIKELEYHDTLLDLVGGTDMIIHTGGVYGDKLEAKKRFIHTYHELSDSIKNKLRLENDDKSFHLKDVLSIYKECGVPICFDIHHHNCNHTEEIELDTLVEQVFESWKEIGTPKVHISSGKRSKIDTAHHDIVFKEDFDELLKVIGSRECDIMLEAKQKEKAVFSLRKESAGIENTEE from the coding sequence ATGAAAATTGGCTACGCTTGTTTAAATGTGACGCTCCAAACGAAGATGAGAACCTGTCGTATTGCCACAGTAGAAAAAGAGGGGCTAACGAAGGTAAAAGAATTAACGATTCATAATCTACAAGAAGTTAATAAGATAATTGATTGGAATATCGAAAATAATATCCATTTTTTTCGGTTAAGCAGTGATATTGTCCCTTTTGGAAGTCATCCAATTCTAACATGGGATTGGTGGGCCGATGAGGATGTACTAAAACTAACGAATGCTATACGAGAGAAAAAACAAAAATATCATTTGCGGCTTAGCGCACACCCAGGTCAGTATACGATTATTAATTCCAAAAATGATGAAGTTGTAAAAAAGGCTATAAAGGAATTGGAATATCATGATACATTATTAGATTTAGTCGGTGGAACGGACATGATAATTCACACTGGGGGAGTTTATGGAGACAAACTGGAAGCGAAAAAACGTTTTATTCATACTTATCATGAACTTTCAGATTCAATAAAGAATAAGCTCAGACTTGAAAATGATGATAAGAGTTTTCACTTAAAGGATGTGCTAAGTATCTATAAGGAATGTGGAGTTCCTATTTGTTTTGATATTCATCATCATAACTGTAATCATACTGAAGAAATAGAATTGGATACCCTAGTAGAACAGGTATTTGAGTCGTGGAAAGAAATTGGAACACCGAAAGTACATATAAGCTCTGGAAAAAGGAGTAAAATAGACACAGCCCATCATGATATAGTATTTAAAGAAGATTTTGATGAGCTTCTGAAGGTTATTGGAAGTAGAGAGTGTGATATTATGTTGGAAGCAAAACAAAAAGAAAAAGCTGTTTTTAGTTTGAGAAAAGAATCAGCGGGAATAGAGAATACGGAGGAATAG
- the msrA gene encoding peptide-methionine (S)-S-oxide reductase MsrA, whose protein sequence is MSERVEKATFAGGCFWCMVKPFDEQEGIIEVLSGYSGGTVENPTYKEVKSGETGHYEVVQITFDPEVFPYEKLLSLYWPQIDPTDPDGQFHDRGPMYRTAIFYHTEQQRQLAEKTKKEIEESGRFKKEIVTKILPATPFYPAEDYHQDYYKKNSEHYKEDRKKSGRDEFIEKNWV, encoded by the coding sequence ATGAGTGAAAGAGTAGAAAAAGCAACATTTGCAGGCGGTTGTTTCTGGTGCATGGTCAAGCCCTTCGACGAACAAGAGGGGATAATCGAAGTACTTTCTGGTTATTCTGGAGGTACGGTAGAAAACCCAACATACAAAGAAGTAAAAAGTGGGGAGACAGGTCATTACGAAGTTGTACAAATAACCTTCGATCCAGAAGTGTTTCCGTATGAAAAATTACTTTCTTTATACTGGCCACAAATAGACCCAACCGATCCAGATGGTCAATTCCATGACCGAGGTCCTATGTACCGAACAGCGATTTTTTATCATACAGAACAACAACGGCAGCTTGCAGAAAAAACAAAGAAAGAAATAGAAGAGAGTGGTCGGTTTAAAAAGGAAATCGTAACAAAGATTTTACCAGCAACACCTTTTTATCCAGCTGAAGATTATCACCAAGATTACTATAAGAAGAATTCAGAGCATTATAAAGAAGACCGTAAAAAATCAGGTAGAGACGAATTTATTGAGAAGAATTGGGTTTAA
- a CDS encoding alpha/beta hydrolase, translating to MNKLKKVLYSILGITILFSIVLYIAVDSWATTNNGKLPPKTAVLLHAVNNNLVALDIEIPSFISSKSGKSTIVRENLTIPVSDGTEIPARIHRPKGEGPYPIILYYHGGAFMEGYGNIDTHDNITRFLAKQTKSVVISVGYRLAPEHVFPTAIEDSYDALHWAYENGESIHGDTSKIAVVGDSSGGNIATVVSAMARDRNGPDLMAQVLFYPLTTFDDVELESRNLYDSGYYLLSRRVMEIAREKYTPEETMWLSPYTSPLLSEDLTNLPPAYIVTAEFDPLRDEGEAYAERLAKSGVPVRAVRYEGVMHAFVSFYEVLYSGKHSLKESVSFINDAFADGIEYKPFELTVMDVPRSKETYRDDLEAYAFAAFLLGKETFSLFSFR from the coding sequence TTGAATAAATTGAAGAAAGTTCTTTATTCTATTCTTGGTATTACTATATTATTTAGTATTGTTCTTTATATCGCTGTTGATAGTTGGGCGACTACTAATAATGGCAAGCTTCCCCCAAAGACAGCCGTATTGTTACATGCAGTAAATAATAATCTTGTTGCGTTAGATATTGAAATACCGAGTTTTATTAGTTCAAAAAGCGGCAAATCAACAATTGTGCGTGAAAACTTAACAATTCCAGTTTCAGATGGTACTGAAATTCCAGCAAGAATACATCGCCCTAAAGGTGAAGGGCCATACCCAATTATTCTCTATTATCATGGTGGTGCTTTTATGGAAGGGTATGGGAATATAGATACACATGATAATATTACTCGCTTTTTAGCGAAACAAACAAAAAGCGTTGTCATTTCAGTTGGTTATCGTTTAGCACCTGAGCATGTGTTTCCAACTGCTATAGAGGATAGTTATGATGCACTACATTGGGCATATGAAAATGGTGAATCAATTCATGGGGATACAAGCAAAATTGCTGTTGTAGGAGATAGTTCTGGAGGGAATATAGCCACTGTTGTTTCAGCTATGGCAAGAGACCGAAATGGTCCTGATTTAATGGCACAAGTGCTTTTTTATCCATTAACAACATTTGATGATGTCGAATTAGAATCTAGAAATTTATACGACAGTGGTTACTATTTACTATCCAGACGTGTGATGGAAATTGCTAGGGAGAAGTATACACCGGAAGAAACAATGTGGCTAAGTCCATATACGTCACCTTTGCTTTCTGAAGACCTAACAAATTTACCTCCTGCATATATTGTTACAGCTGAATTTGACCCGTTAAGAGACGAAGGAGAGGCGTACGCTGAGCGATTAGCTAAATCAGGAGTTCCAGTTAGAGCCGTCCGTTACGAAGGAGTTATGCATGCTTTTGTTTCATTTTACGAGGTATTGTATTCAGGTAAGCACAGCTTAAAAGAGTCAGTCTCTTTTATAAATGATGCTTTTGCAGATGGGATTGAGTATAAACCGTTTGAATTAACAGTAATGGATGTACCGAGAAGTAAAGAAACGTATCGTGATGATTTAGAAGCGTATGCGTTTGCTGCATTTTTACTTGGGAAAGAAACGTTTTCATTATTTTCTTTTAGGTAA
- a CDS encoding aminopeptidase produces the protein MSQFEQNLEKYAELAVKVGVNIQKDQTLVVNAPLAAVDFVRKVAKKAYEAGAKNVHVEWNDEQLALIKYENAPFDAFKEFPQWKAKGYEELAEQGAAFLSISASNPDLLKGVDPERISTANKTQGEAMEGFRSFIQADKVSWTVLSVPTKEWAAKVFPNAPEEEQVENLWKAIFQATRVDKADPVNEWTEHSKVLSEKVNFLNEKKYKTLHYKAPGTDLTIDLPKKHIWAGGGSDNEKGTHFVANMPTEEVFTTPLKEGVNGVVSSTKPLNYGGNVIENFSLTFKDGKVVDFSAEEGFETLKRLIETDEGSHYLGEVALVPHNSPISNSNIIFYNTLFDENASNHLAIGNAYAFCIEGGKTMSKDELKKEGINTSITHVDFMIGSAEMNIDGILADGTAEPLFRNGNWSI, from the coding sequence ATGAGCCAATTTGAACAAAATCTTGAAAAATATGCTGAGCTTGCTGTTAAGGTAGGCGTAAATATTCAAAAAGACCAAACGTTAGTTGTAAATGCTCCTTTGGCTGCAGTTGATTTTGTACGAAAAGTAGCAAAAAAAGCGTATGAAGCTGGTGCTAAAAACGTCCATGTGGAATGGAACGATGAGCAACTTGCTCTTATTAAATATGAAAATGCCCCTTTTGACGCATTCAAGGAGTTTCCACAATGGAAAGCGAAGGGATACGAAGAATTAGCTGAACAAGGAGCTGCTTTTCTTAGCATTTCGGCTTCTAACCCAGACTTATTAAAAGGTGTAGATCCTGAGCGAATTTCAACAGCGAATAAAACACAAGGAGAAGCTATGGAAGGCTTCCGTTCATTTATCCAAGCAGATAAAGTAAGCTGGACCGTCCTTTCCGTACCTACAAAAGAATGGGCAGCAAAAGTATTCCCTAATGCTCCTGAAGAAGAACAAGTAGAGAATTTATGGAAAGCCATTTTCCAAGCAACAAGAGTCGATAAGGCAGACCCTGTAAATGAATGGACAGAACATAGTAAGGTACTATCAGAAAAAGTTAATTTCTTAAATGAAAAAAAATACAAAACATTACATTACAAAGCACCAGGAACTGATTTAACAATCGACTTACCGAAAAAACATATTTGGGCTGGCGGCGGTAGTGATAATGAAAAGGGTACGCATTTCGTAGCTAATATGCCTACTGAAGAAGTATTTACGACTCCCCTAAAAGAAGGGGTAAACGGTGTAGTAAGCAGTACTAAGCCACTTAATTATGGTGGAAACGTCATTGAAAACTTTAGCCTAACATTTAAAGATGGAAAAGTTGTTGATTTTAGTGCTGAAGAAGGTTTTGAAACATTAAAGCGTTTAATTGAAACGGATGAAGGCTCTCATTATTTAGGAGAAGTCGCGTTAGTTCCTCATAACTCGCCTATTTCAAACTCAAATATTATTTTTTATAATACGCTTTTTGATGAAAATGCATCTAATCACTTAGCAATCGGAAATGCTTATGCATTCTGCATTGAAGGTGGAAAGACAATGAGTAAAGATGAATTAAAGAAAGAAGGCATTAACACAAGTATTACTCACGTTGATTTCATGATTGGCTCTGCTGAAATGAATATTGATGGTATCTTAGCGGATGGAACCGCTGAACCACTTTTCCGTAATGGGAACTGGTCAATATAA
- a CDS encoding DNA alkylation repair protein: protein MAGAYCCPNCKTNRTRFNIIQQQASSVKLNPQTGEVVEDYSNKQLDPFHLPYRGPELKVQCGACGVVEDEIRYVSQGRN from the coding sequence ATGGCTGGAGCTTATTGCTGCCCTAACTGCAAAACTAACCGAACAAGATTTAATATTATTCAACAACAGGCTTCCTCGGTAAAGTTAAACCCACAAACTGGTGAAGTTGTTGAAGACTATTCGAACAAACAATTAGACCCCTTTCATTTACCTTACCGTGGTCCAGAGCTTAAAGTTCAATGTGGTGCATGTGGTGTGGTAGAAGATGAGATTAGATACGTCTCACAAGGACGTAATTAA